In the genome of Silene latifolia isolate original U9 population unplaced genomic scaffold, ASM4854445v1 scaffold_274, whole genome shotgun sequence, one region contains:
- the LOC141639095 gene encoding uncharacterized protein LOC141639095 produces the protein MASPKNVGEIRSFLGLAGYYRRFVKDFSKIAKPLTSLMRKENRFVWDESCEKAFLTLKERLTTAPVLALPDGMITSKWKANVVADALSRKSIHALISARSRVRMFGELRQVRIYMIRRGETVGDMTVEPELYEEIRELQKEDARIQKWRNEVEQSGAEPYSKFEYPFGWELEVWEEVVCAANGKLKKKILTEAHATPYSVHPGGDKLYKDLKKTFWWPNMKKEVAEFVSRCLTCQRVKGEHKRPRESSPLDVRVEVGEYFHGLHRRVASDSKR, from the exons ATGGCGAGCCCAAAGAATGTGGGCGAAATTCGAAGCTTCTTGGGactagctgggtactacagaAGGTTTGTCAAAGATTTTTCGAAGATAGCAAAACCATTGACATCCCTAATGAGGAAGGAGAACCGGTTTGTTTGGgacgagagttgtgagaaggctttCTTAACACTCAAAGAGCGCCtaaccacagctcctgtccttgCTTTGCCAGATGGAATGATAACTTCGAAgt ggaaggcGAATGTCGTAGCCGATGCTTTAAGTCGGAAGTCTATCCATGCCCTAATCAGTGCCAGATCCAGGGTGAGGATGTTCGGTGAGCTAAGGCAGGTGAGGATTTACATGATCCGACGAGGTGAGACCGTTGGAGATATGACAGTTGAGCCGGAGTTGTACGAGGAGATCCGAGAGCTACAGAAAGAGGATGCTAGAATCCAGAAATGGCGCAATGAGGTAGAGCAGTCAGGTGCGGAGCCTTACTCTAAATTCGAGTATCCATTcggatgggagcttgaggtttggGAAGAGGTGGTGTGTGCCGCTAATGGGAAGCTGAAGAAGAAAATTCTCACGGAAGCACATGCTACTCCGTATTCTGTACACCCTGGAGGGGATAAGttatacaaggacctcaagaagacgttttggtggcctaatatgaagaaggaAGTCGCAGAGTTCGtatctcgatgtttgacatgccagagggtGAAGGGTGAGCACAAGAGACCTCGGGAAAGTTCACCGCTAGATGtgcgagtggaagtgggagagtaTTTCCATGGACTTCATCGTCGGGTTGCCTCGGACTCAaagaggtaa